The Pectobacterium carotovorum genome includes a window with the following:
- a CDS encoding amino acid ABC transporter substrate-binding protein: MMKKVTLSVLALTTAFLVAGCDSGKSSAEQEKVLKVGSTGQSYPSGFKQDNKLVGFDVEVTEAIAKDLNYKVEWVTADFSGLMGQLEAKKLDTVANVVAITPARQEKYNFAQPYSFYGSQIVTHKDNTDINTLADLKGKTVAGVLGSNHVNNLKKAFADGSVNIRTYETRDGAMNDALSKRVEGYVNSRPILLAEINKRNLPFKLVGEPLVIEEVSFPFHKDEKGDALRKQFDAELTKMREDGRLKAISEKYFGEDITVSPAK; the protein is encoded by the coding sequence ATGATGAAAAAAGTAACGTTGTCTGTTCTGGCGCTGACGACCGCCTTTCTTGTAGCCGGCTGTGATTCTGGGAAAAGCAGCGCCGAGCAGGAAAAAGTCCTGAAAGTGGGTTCAACAGGTCAAAGCTATCCAAGTGGCTTCAAGCAGGATAACAAGCTGGTTGGGTTTGACGTTGAAGTGACGGAAGCCATTGCGAAAGATCTGAACTACAAAGTTGAGTGGGTCACCGCCGATTTCAGCGGCCTGATGGGGCAATTGGAAGCGAAAAAACTGGATACCGTGGCGAATGTGGTGGCAATTACGCCTGCGCGTCAGGAAAAATACAATTTTGCCCAGCCTTACAGCTTCTACGGCAGCCAGATTGTGACGCACAAAGACAACACGGACATTAATACGTTGGCAGACCTGAAAGGGAAGACGGTTGCCGGGGTTCTGGGTTCTAACCACGTTAACAACCTGAAAAAAGCGTTTGCCGATGGCAGCGTGAATATCCGCACCTATGAAACGCGCGATGGCGCAATGAACGATGCGCTGTCTAAACGTGTTGAAGGCTATGTGAATTCACGTCCGATCCTGCTGGCGGAAATCAATAAGCGTAACCTGCCGTTCAAGCTGGTTGGTGAGCCGCTGGTGATTGAAGAAGTGAGCTTCCCGTTCCATAAGGACGAGAAAGGCGATGCGCTGCGTAAGCAGTTCGATGCTGAATTAACGAAAATGCGTGAAGATGGACGCCTGAAAGCGATCTCCGAAAAATATTTTGGCGAAGATATCACGGTGTCACCGGCTAAATAA
- a CDS encoding M20 peptidase aminoacylase family protein, with product MRTAPQHEPLAQFIQAFRHDLHRNPELSNQEFETTKKIRAVLEKEGIRVLDLPLKTGLVAEVGGLQDGPLVVVRSDIDALPIEEESGVEFTSLNKGVMHACGHDFHSSAALGAAILLKKIEPELKGTVRILFQAAEETGLGAPEVIAVGALDNAVAIFGIHNDPTLPVGVIGGKDGALTAGVDRFEIKIAAKGCHAAKPHEGNDPIIILGQLISAVQTIISRTVSSDNNAVVSITQVHSGSTWNVIPDTAYVEGTVRTFNQDARDLIEQRFRQIVAGIASTFGAEIEFLWHAGPPSVINTPEWVEFALNVASDEGFEARRVEASPIGEDFAFYQQKLPGTFMMVGSGGPYALHHPKFRVDDRALFPTAHYLYQMAKQSLEQLSSR from the coding sequence ATGAGAACAGCACCTCAGCACGAGCCTCTGGCTCAGTTTATTCAGGCGTTTCGCCACGATTTACACCGCAACCCTGAGCTGTCGAATCAGGAGTTCGAGACCACGAAGAAGATTCGTGCGGTATTGGAAAAAGAGGGGATTCGCGTCCTCGACCTGCCGCTGAAAACCGGTCTGGTTGCAGAAGTGGGCGGCCTTCAGGATGGCCCGCTGGTCGTGGTGCGTTCTGATATCGACGCCCTGCCGATTGAAGAAGAATCTGGCGTAGAATTCACGTCGCTCAATAAAGGGGTGATGCATGCCTGTGGTCATGATTTTCACTCTTCTGCTGCATTAGGCGCGGCGATTCTGCTGAAGAAAATCGAGCCGGAGCTGAAAGGCACGGTGCGTATTTTATTCCAGGCTGCCGAAGAAACCGGGCTGGGCGCGCCGGAAGTCATTGCGGTCGGTGCGTTGGACAATGCGGTAGCGATTTTCGGTATCCACAACGATCCGACGCTGCCCGTTGGCGTTATCGGCGGGAAAGATGGTGCGTTGACGGCGGGTGTTGACCGTTTTGAGATCAAAATTGCGGCGAAAGGTTGTCACGCTGCGAAGCCACATGAAGGCAACGATCCGATTATCATTCTGGGTCAGTTGATTTCTGCCGTACAGACCATCATCAGCCGTACGGTGTCTTCTGACAACAACGCGGTGGTGTCGATTACTCAGGTTCATAGCGGCAGCACCTGGAACGTTATCCCGGATACTGCCTACGTTGAAGGTACGGTTAGAACGTTTAATCAGGACGCGCGTGATTTGATTGAACAGCGTTTCCGTCAGATCGTGGCCGGTATTGCCAGCACCTTTGGCGCAGAAATCGAATTCCTGTGGCATGCAGGGCCGCCATCGGTGATCAACACGCCGGAGTGGGTTGAGTTTGCGCTGAATGTGGCAAGTGACGAAGGTTTTGAAGCACGCCGCGTGGAAGCCAGCCCGATTGGTGAAGATTTTGCGTTCTATCAGCAAAAACTGCCGGGTACGTTCATGATGGTCGGCTCCGGCGGACCGTATGCCCTGCACCACCCGAAATTCCGCGTTGACGATCGCGCGCTGTTCCCGACTGCACACTATCTGTATCAGATGGCGAAGCAGAGTCTGGAGCAGCTCTCTTCCCGCTAA
- a CDS encoding amino acid ABC transporter ATP-binding protein, with the protein MISVKNLSKRFGDQVVLDNISLDIAKGEVVAIIGPSGSGKSTLLRCLNLLETPESGTIEIGDQTLDTRRYSSKEAYALRRQTAMVFQSYNLFKNKTALENVTETLIVVKKMPKKQADEIGLALLEQVGLLPQAAQYPVTLSGGQQQRVSIARALAVDPKAILFDEPTSALDPERVHEVLQVIQKLAKNDTTMVIVTHEMQFAKEVADRVIFMADGHIVEEGPAEQVISFSDNPQTQRFLRQLTKLPEPLEYDI; encoded by the coding sequence ATGATCAGTGTAAAGAATCTTTCTAAACGCTTTGGCGATCAGGTGGTGTTGGACAACATTAGCCTGGATATCGCGAAAGGCGAAGTCGTGGCGATTATCGGCCCATCCGGGTCGGGTAAATCCACGCTGCTGCGCTGTCTGAACCTGCTGGAAACGCCAGAGTCGGGCACGATTGAAATTGGCGACCAAACGCTGGATACGCGTCGCTATTCTTCTAAAGAAGCCTATGCGCTGCGCCGTCAGACGGCGATGGTGTTCCAGAGCTATAACCTGTTTAAGAACAAGACGGCGCTGGAGAACGTGACGGAAACGCTGATTGTCGTGAAAAAAATGCCGAAGAAGCAGGCGGATGAAATCGGTCTGGCGCTGCTGGAGCAGGTCGGTCTGCTGCCGCAGGCGGCGCAGTATCCGGTGACATTATCTGGCGGGCAGCAGCAGCGCGTGAGTATTGCACGTGCGCTGGCGGTCGATCCGAAAGCCATCTTGTTTGATGAACCGACCTCGGCGTTGGACCCGGAAAGGGTACACGAAGTGCTTCAGGTTATTCAGAAGCTGGCGAAGAACGACACCACGATGGTGATCGTTACCCATGAAATGCAGTTTGCGAAAGAAGTGGCTGACCGCGTGATCTTCATGGCGGACGGCCACATCGTTGAAGAAGGCCCGGCGGAGCAGGTTATTAGCTTCTCGGACAACCCGCAGACCCAGCGTTTTCTGCGTCAGTTGACCAAGCTGCCTGAGCCGCTTGAGTACGATATTTAA
- a CDS encoding GNAT family N-acetyltransferase, translated as MSIVFRQATLADDETYLALALAAFEPIRQLGINFSAAHADIDMVRTHIASHGVYVMEKGGEMVSSFTIRYPWGPEPGPFGLPHLGWFATHPGYKKQGLGKQMMGWLEEEILMNQLKAPAVSLGTAQNHPWLIEMYRNYGFKEVGQTNLGKGHLTIWMEKILDNQLYDQWKDKNSKREAVK; from the coding sequence ATGAGTATCGTATTTCGTCAGGCTACGCTTGCGGACGATGAAACCTATCTGGCGCTGGCACTGGCAGCGTTTGAGCCGATTCGCCAACTGGGTATCAATTTTTCCGCCGCCCATGCGGACATCGACATGGTACGCACGCATATTGCCTCGCACGGCGTTTATGTGATGGAAAAAGGCGGCGAGATGGTGTCGTCATTTACCATCCGCTATCCGTGGGGGCCGGAGCCGGGCCCGTTCGGTTTACCCCACTTGGGCTGGTTTGCAACGCACCCTGGCTATAAAAAACAGGGGCTGGGTAAGCAAATGATGGGCTGGCTGGAAGAAGAAATTCTGATGAACCAGCTTAAAGCGCCTGCGGTGTCGCTTGGCACGGCGCAAAACCACCCGTGGCTGATTGAGATGTACAGAAATTATGGTTTCAAGGAAGTCGGGCAGACGAATCTGGGAAAAGGACACCTGACAATCTGGATGGAAAAAATCCTTGATAACCAATTGTATGACCAGTGGAAAGATAAAAACTCAAAAAGAGAGGCAGTAAAATGA
- the purB gene encoding adenylosuccinate lyase, which yields MASHLIDFLLIGNNFGTPEMRGVWSEHNRLTKQVEVEVALALAEGELGVIPLDAAKTIAENADASALNVEEIAKDAARMKHSLMPTIAAIQKQCGAAGEFIHYGVTTQDIVDTATVLQLKQSFDIVVRDTQLLAVELKRLAKKHQYTLMAGRTHGMQALPTTFGFKLAVWLDEFIRHLERLSEIKERVLVGNINGAICTYASFGEQGPEIERLTLDKLGLNTPNIGWQSARDRFSEYASVAVLISGTLGKIGNELYNLMRTEINEIEEPFSEGKIGSTTMPHKRNPAALEGLASLTAPLFKSAALIHESMKVEHERDAMSWRAEWIALPEINIYLSAQLQNALGILRGMSVNEKQMLANLDLQNGLLLSEKVMFEIGKRLGKQTAHHLVYECSMQAFEQNQSFKSVLLTHPVLSEQVTAADLDDWLNPANYVGSAPQKVDDVIRYADNSGLLPA from the coding sequence ATGGCATCACATCTTATTGATTTTCTTCTTATAGGGAATAATTTTGGCACGCCTGAAATGCGCGGCGTCTGGTCCGAGCATAATCGCCTGACTAAACAGGTCGAAGTCGAAGTTGCCCTGGCGCTTGCCGAGGGTGAACTGGGTGTCATTCCGCTGGATGCGGCAAAAACCATTGCAGAAAACGCTGACGCAAGCGCGCTTAACGTTGAAGAGATTGCAAAAGATGCGGCACGTATGAAGCACTCTCTGATGCCGACGATTGCCGCGATTCAGAAACAGTGCGGCGCGGCGGGTGAGTTTATTCACTACGGCGTGACCACGCAGGACATCGTTGATACGGCAACTGTGTTACAGCTGAAACAATCTTTTGATATTGTTGTAAGAGATACACAACTGCTGGCCGTTGAGCTGAAACGTCTGGCGAAGAAACACCAATATACGCTGATGGCCGGCCGTACCCACGGTATGCAGGCGCTGCCCACCACGTTTGGCTTCAAACTGGCTGTCTGGTTGGATGAATTTATCCGCCACCTCGAACGCCTGAGTGAAATCAAGGAACGTGTTCTCGTCGGCAACATCAACGGTGCCATCTGCACCTATGCTTCTTTTGGCGAACAAGGGCCGGAAATCGAGCGTCTGACGCTGGATAAACTGGGGCTGAATACGCCGAATATCGGCTGGCAGTCTGCCCGCGATCGCTTCTCAGAATACGCCTCTGTCGCGGTGCTGATCAGCGGTACGCTGGGTAAAATCGGCAACGAGCTGTATAACCTGATGCGCACCGAGATTAACGAAATCGAAGAGCCGTTCTCCGAAGGGAAAATCGGTTCTACCACGATGCCGCATAAACGTAACCCTGCCGCACTGGAAGGGCTGGCGAGCCTGACTGCTCCATTGTTCAAGAGCGCCGCGCTGATTCATGAATCCATGAAAGTTGAGCACGAGCGTGATGCGATGAGCTGGCGTGCGGAATGGATCGCGCTGCCAGAAATCAATATCTATCTGTCCGCTCAGCTTCAGAACGCGCTTGGCATCCTACGTGGGATGTCCGTCAACGAGAAGCAAATGCTGGCGAACCTCGATCTGCAAAATGGACTGCTGCTGTCTGAAAAAGTGATGTTTGAAATTGGTAAACGTCTCGGCAAGCAGACCGCTCACCATCTGGTTTACGAATGCTCTATGCAGGCATTCGAACAGAATCAATCGTTTAAATCGGTGCTGCTGACCCACCCGGTGCTTTCTGAGCAGGTGACCGCTGCCGATCTGGACGACTGGCTGAATCCGGCCAACTACGTTGGCAGTGCGCCGCAGAAAGTGGATGACGTGATTCGCTATGCGGATAACTCCGGCCTGCTGCCAGCATAA
- a CDS encoding amino acid ABC transporter ATP-binding protein, with translation MSLAAETLVTDNAATNGILTNNDVIIEIDAVSKWYGAFQALNNVTLNVQKGERVVICGPSGSGKSTLIRCINRLEEHHDGHIRVKGIEVNDNIKNINRVRAGIGMLFQQFNLFPHLSVLDNLTIGPTLVKQRKKQEAIDLAMHYLEKVHIANQAHKFPLQLSGGQQQRVAIARALCMQPEIMLFDEPTSALDPEMIKEVLDVMLDLAESGMTMIVVTHEMGFAKTVADKVILMADGSIVESAPPQDFFNTPSHPRTRQFLDQILSH, from the coding sequence ATGAGCTTAGCCGCAGAAACGTTAGTTACAGATAATGCCGCTACAAACGGTATCCTTACAAACAACGACGTGATTATTGAGATCGACGCCGTCAGCAAATGGTACGGTGCGTTTCAGGCGCTGAATAACGTGACGCTAAACGTGCAGAAAGGCGAGCGTGTAGTGATTTGCGGCCCTTCCGGCTCCGGCAAATCCACGCTTATCCGCTGCATTAACCGACTGGAAGAGCACCACGACGGGCACATCCGCGTGAAGGGTATTGAGGTCAATGACAACATCAAGAACATCAACCGCGTGCGCGCCGGCATCGGTATGCTGTTCCAGCAGTTCAACCTGTTTCCCCACCTGAGCGTGCTGGATAACCTGACCATTGGCCCGACGTTGGTCAAACAGCGTAAGAAGCAGGAAGCCATTGATTTAGCGATGCACTATCTGGAAAAGGTGCATATTGCCAATCAGGCGCATAAATTCCCGTTACAGCTCTCCGGCGGCCAGCAGCAGCGTGTGGCTATTGCTCGGGCGCTGTGTATGCAGCCAGAAATCATGCTGTTTGACGAACCCACTTCTGCACTGGATCCAGAGATGATTAAAGAGGTGCTGGATGTGATGCTCGATTTGGCTGAATCGGGTATGACGATGATCGTCGTCACCCATGAGATGGGCTTTGCTAAAACGGTCGCAGACAAGGTGATTCTGATGGCAGACGGCAGCATCGTTGAATCCGCCCCGCCGCAGGACTTCTTCAACACGCCATCACATCCGCGCACGCGCCAGTTTCTGGATCAGATCCTAAGTCATTAA
- a CDS encoding amino acid ABC transporter permease — protein sequence MNIDLAYLLKVFPQVLMYLPTTLFLAVVSMFFAMVLGLILALVRESKIVVVVKIVELYISLFRGIPSLVQLFIIYFGLPQLFPGLSNLDAMTAAIIGFSLKTSAYMAEIFRAGLSSVDFGQTEAGLSIGMSKAQVYRRIVLPQAMLNALPATGNTFISLIKDTSVAFALGVSELFAEGKMIAAESLRFFETFLVVGLIYWLVIIVYSWLQKQLEKKLNHSLQR from the coding sequence ATGAATATCGATCTTGCCTACCTGTTAAAGGTCTTTCCCCAGGTATTAATGTATTTGCCGACCACGCTGTTTCTTGCCGTGGTTTCGATGTTTTTTGCTATGGTTCTCGGCCTTATCCTGGCGTTAGTCCGTGAAAGCAAGATCGTCGTTGTGGTAAAAATCGTTGAACTGTATATCTCGCTGTTCCGCGGTATTCCGTCACTGGTTCAGCTGTTTATTATCTATTTCGGCCTGCCGCAGCTGTTCCCTGGATTATCCAATCTGGATGCCATGACGGCGGCGATTATCGGCTTTAGCCTGAAAACGTCCGCCTATATGGCAGAAATTTTCCGTGCGGGTCTGTCCTCGGTGGATTTCGGCCAGACGGAAGCGGGTTTATCGATTGGTATGAGCAAAGCGCAGGTCTATCGCCGCATCGTGTTGCCTCAGGCTATGTTGAATGCGCTGCCTGCGACGGGAAATACCTTTATTTCCCTGATTAAAGATACCTCGGTGGCCTTTGCGCTGGGTGTCTCCGAACTGTTCGCGGAAGGTAAGATGATTGCCGCCGAATCTCTGCGTTTCTTTGAGACCTTCCTGGTTGTGGGTCTGATTTACTGGTTGGTGATCATTGTTTATTCCTGGCTGCAAAAACAGCTGGAGAAGAAATTGAATCACTCGCTACAGCGATAA